The window AAAAAGATGATCCTCACAGAGGAGCTGGGGCGGAATCTGGGCGTATGCCCGTTTTGCGGATTCCATACGCGGCTGAGCGCGCGACAGCGCATCGGGATGTTTTTAGATGAGGGCAGCTTTGAAGAATGGGATGCCGATCTGGTATCAGATGATTTTCTTGATTTCCCCGGCTATAAAGAAAAGCTGGAGAAGCACAGCGAGCAGAGCGGTGAAAAATCAGCCGTGATCACCGGCCGTGCGGCGGTTGGGGGATATCCCTGCGTCGTATTTGTGATGGAGCCGGGCTTCATGATGGGCTCGATGGGCGCCGTCGTAGGCGAGAAAATCACACGCGTATTTGAAAGGGCGGCAGAGCTTAGGCTCCCGGTAATTGGATTTACCGTGTCGGGCGGAGCCCGCATGCAGGAGGGGACGACCTCGCTCATGCAGATGGCTAAGGTGTCAGGCGCAGTCAAGCGTCATAGCGACCGAGGCGGCTTTTATGCTGCGGTGCTCACCGATCCAACCTCCGGCGGCGTGACCGCAAGCTTCGCCATGGAGGCAGATGTGCTGATGGCAGAGCCGGGAGCACTGATTGCCTTTGCCGGGCCGCGCGTGATCGAGCAAACAATTCATAAGAAGCTTCCAGCTGGTTTTCAGCGGGCCGAGTTTTTGCTGGAAAGAGGCTTTTTAGATAAAATTGTACCCAGAGAGCGGCTTAAAATCACATTGAAGCGCTTGTTAGGATATCATCGGCAAGAGAAAGAGAGGTAGGCTATGGGAGACTTCGACCGGGTATTGGCGGCGCGCGATACCGAGCGCCCGACAGGACTGCAGTTTTTCAGCGCCATATTCTCCGAATTCATGGAGCTTCATGGCGATCGCTGTTTTGGCGATGACCCGGCCATTGTTGGCGGCATAGGCCGCCTAAACGGCATGGTGGTCACGGCTATCTGCACCGAGAAGGGGCGCAGCACGCGCGAAAAGGTGCGCCGCAACTTCGGCTCCGCGCATCCGGAGGGCTACCGCAAGGCGCTGCGGCTCATGAAGCAGGCCGAGAAATTTGGCCGGCCGGTGATCTGCTTTGTCGATACCGCCGGTGCATTCTGTGGTCTGGAGGCCGAGGAACGCGGACAGGGGCAGGCCATTGCAGAAAATCTGATGGAGATGATGACGCTGACGGTGCCTGTGATCACGGTGATCACCGGAGAAGGCGGCAGCGGCGGCGCTCTGGGGCTGGCGGTGGCTAATGAGGTATGGATGCTGGAAAATGCAGCCTATTCGGTGATCTCGCCGGAGGGATGCGCCAGCATTT is drawn from Lachnospiraceae bacterium and contains these coding sequences:
- a CDS encoding acetyl-CoA carboxylase carboxyltransferase subunit beta produces the protein MLNGNKFKKSLNALEETGAHKADVPQTPDRLYIKCEKCKKMILTEELGRNLGVCPFCGFHTRLSARQRIGMFLDEGSFEEWDADLVSDDFLDFPGYKEKLEKHSEQSGEKSAVITGRAAVGGYPCVVFVMEPGFMMGSMGAVVGEKITRVFERAAELRLPVIGFTVSGGARMQEGTTSLMQMAKVSGAVKRHSDRGGFYAAVLTDPTSGGVTASFAMEADVLMAEPGALIAFAGPRVIEQTIHKKLPAGFQRAEFLLERGFLDKIVPRERLKITLKRLLGYHRQEKER
- a CDS encoding acetyl-CoA carboxylase carboxyltransferase subunit alpha — its product is MGDFDRVLAARDTERPTGLQFFSAIFSEFMELHGDRCFGDDPAIVGGIGRLNGMVVTAICTEKGRSTREKVRRNFGSAHPEGYRKALRLMKQAEKFGRPVICFVDTAGAFCGLEAEERGQGQAIAENLMEMMTLTVPVITVITGEGGSGGALGLAVANEVWMLENAAYSVISPEGCASILWKDAARREDAAEHLGLTAEKLRQLGIVDRVIQEDAAFEVLMKRLGGDLYEALVSLQKLSREELTESRYQRFRRIGTDKIRISSEAEEEK